In the genome of Vicia villosa cultivar HV-30 ecotype Madison, WI linkage group LG7, Vvil1.0, whole genome shotgun sequence, one region contains:
- the LOC131616389 gene encoding uncharacterized protein LOC131616389: MIQGLTTNCPTNFCLPDDNYPTWLAYKSEGISVLFQVPEDSDCRMKGIILCVVYSSTIENIVAECLTSVLIINYSKCTIKIYKRDTVMSFNDEDWKGLTSNLEPGDNVEIFVAFGRGLSVKVTAAYLIYDHSVITETEPTNMNMEPSQEDKLQPSPNVKMELSPNLRRDPSQKVNKNKDIFTKLAKRTRQCLCLN, translated from the coding sequence ATGATACAGGGATTGACAACAAATTGTCCCACTAACTTTTGTCTCCCGGATGACAATTATCCTACTTGGTTAGCCTATAAAAGTGAAGGAATTTCTGTACTTTTTCAAGTTCCCGAGGATAGTGATTGTCGCATGAAAGGGATAATCTTATGTGTTGTTTATTCATCAACAATTGAAAACATAGTAGCTGAATGTCTTACCAGTGTCTTGATTATTAATTACTCAAAGTGCACCATAAAGATATACAAGCGAGACACGGTAATGTCTTTTAATGATGAAGATTGGAAGGGCTTAACATCAAATCTAGAGCCTGGTGACAATGTGGAGATATTTGTAGCTTTTGGGCGTGGATTGTCCGTTAAGGTGACAGCTGCCTATCTAATATATGACCATTCAGTTATTACAGAAACTGAGCCAACTAACATGAATATGGAGCCATCTCAGGAAGACAAATTGCAACCATCACCTAATGTAAAAATGGAGCTATCACCAAATTTGAGAAGGGATCCATCTCAGAAGGTAAATAAAAACaaagatatctttacaaaacttgCAAAAAGAACGAGACAGTGTTTGTGCTTGAACTAA
- the LOC131619920 gene encoding disease resistance protein RUN1-like: MDYIHDVFINFRGKDTRQSFVSHLNAGLTNAGIKTYIDNQLHKGTELGPELSRAIKSSRISILIFSKNYTESSWCLNELQKVIECHLTRAQIVVPFWTSFESYWKLTFEQLKSLCGNPKLFCPGSVLIVTTRDIRLLNLFKVDYVGTMKEMDENESLELFSWHAFRQPVPIKDFHELSRNVVAYCGGLPIALEVLGSYLYERTEEEEWISVLSKLKRIPNDQVQEKLRISYDGLKDDMAKDIFLDICCFFVGKGRADVTKILNGCGLYADIGIAVLVERSLVKIEKNNKLGMHGLIRDMGREIVRESSTKEPGKRSRLWFREDVHDVLTKNTGIETVEGLVLKVQRTSRVVLSTDSFKEMKKLRLLQLDHAILIGDYRYLSKELRWIHWQGFTFNYIPDDFYQGSLVAIDVKYSSMKQVWNETKLLDKLKILNVSHSKYLKSTPDFSKVPNLEKLIMKNCPNLSEIHKSIGDLRNLLMLNLKDCTSLGNLPKKIYQLKSLKTLTLSGCSKIDKLEEDIVQMESLTTLNAKDTSVTEVPRSILRLKSIGFISLCGYEGLSRDVFPRLIWSWMTPAMNSLPCISPFGDSSLSLVSLDVSSNSMGYQPPMLRNLSKHRSVWIQCRSVMQLTQELRNFLDDLYDVSFTKLETASHASLILDISLKSLLIEMGNCDMVINTLGKSISQGFTTNDSSNFCLPDDNYPSWLAYTCEGPSVLFQVPENNLCHIKGIVLRVVYSSTSENTATEYLTNVLIINYTKCTIQIYKGDTVMSFNNEDWKGLTSNLGPGDNVEILVAFRHGLMVKETVLYLIYNHSVTVETSSSINVETKISPEVNLQPSSILNMEPLLDMKTEPSRNPNEKIFSRLAKRMGKCLCINQNRGL; encoded by the exons ATGGATTATATACACGACGTGTTCATCAACTTTAGAGGGAAAGACACACGTCAGAGTTTCGTTTCACATCTCAATGCCGGCCTCACAAATGCAGGAATCAAGACCTACATCGACAACCAGCTTCACAAAGGAACCGAGCTTGGACCAGAACTGTCACGAGCAATAAAAAGCTCCCGTATATCTATACTTATTTTCTCCAAAAACTACACTGAGTCTAGTTGGTGTCTTAATGAACTTCAAAAAGTCATTGAATGCCACTTAACTCGTGCCCAAATTGTTGTTCCT TTTTGGACAAGCTTTGAGAGCTACTGGAAACTAACATTTGAACAGTTAAAATCACTATGTGGGAATCCTAAATTGTTTTGTCCGGGAAGTGTATTAATCGTTACAACCAGAGATATACGCCTACTTAATTTATTTAAGGTTGATTACGTGGGTACAATGAAGGAGATGGACGAAAATGAGTCCCTTGAACTTTTCAGTTGGCATGCTTTTAGGCAACCTGTTCCGATAAAAGACTTCCATGAACTCTCAAGGAACGTAGTTGCTTATTGTGGAGGATTACCAATTGCTCTTGAAGTCCTTGGTTCTTACTTGTATGAGAggacagaagaagaagaatggaTAAGCGTCCTCTCAAAACTAAAGAGGATTCCCAATGATCAAGTGCAAGAGAAACTGAGAATAAGCTATGATGGTTTAAAAGATGATATGGCAAAGGATATATTTCTTGACATATGCTGTTTCTTTGTTGGCAAGGGCAGAGCCGATGTTACAAAGATCCTAAATGGCTGTGGACTTTATGCAGATATTGGAATAGCTGTTCTCGTAGAGCGGAGCCTTGTAAAAATTGAAAAGAATAACAAGCTTGGAATGCACGGTTTAATAAGAGACATGGGAAGAGAGATTGTTCGAGAAAGTTCAACAAAAGAGCCTGGAAAGCGTAGTAGATTGTGGTTTCGTGAGGATGTTCATGATGTTTTGACAAAAAATACT GGAATAGAAACTGTAGAAGGATTGGTTTTGAAGGTGCAAAGAACCAGTAGAGTTGTCTTAAGTACTGATTCTTTCAAGGAGATGAAGAAACTGAGACTTTTACAACTTGATCATGCCATCCTCATTGGAGATTATCGGTATCTTTCAAAAGAACTGAGATGGATTCATTGGCAAGGATTTACCTTCAACTATATACCCGATGATTTTTATCAGGGAAGTCTAGTTGCTATTGATGTAAAATACAGCAGTATGAAACAAGTGTGGAATGAAACCAAG TTGTTGGATAAACTGAAAATTCTCAATGTTAGTCATTCTAAGTACTTGAAAAGCACTCCTGACTTTTCAAAAGTACCGAATCTAGAAAAGCTCATTATGAAGAATTGTCCAAATTTGTCCGAGATACACAAGTCTATTGGAGATCTTAGGAATCTACTTATGTTGAATTTGAAGGACTGTACAAGTCTTGGCAATCTCCCAAAGAAGATCTATCAATTGAAATCATTGAAAACTCTTACACTTTCTGGTTGTTCAAAGATTGACAAGTTGGAAGAAGACATTGTGCAGATGGAATCCTTGACAACACTGAACGCAAAAGATACATCAGTGACTGAAGTTCCGCGTTCAATATTAAGATTAAAAAGCATTGGATTTATATCCCTATGTGGATATGAAGGTTTATCACGTGATGTGTTTCCTCGTCTCATTTGGTCTTGGATGACGCCAGCCATGAATTCCCTACCCTGTATATCTCCATTTGGGGACAGTTCTTTGTCACTAGTTTCCTTGGATGTATCAAGTAATAGTATGGGCTATCAACCGCCAATGCTTAGAAACCTTTCAAAACATAGAAGTGTTTGGATTCAATGCCGGTCAGTGATGCAACTGACTCAAGAATTAAGAAATTTTTTAGATGATCTATATGATGTAAGTTTTACCAAGTTGGAAACAGCATCACATGCATCACTTATCTTAGACATTTCGTTGAAATCGCTTTTGATTGAGATGGGAAATTGTGACATGGTCATCAACACTCTTGGCAAGAGCATATCACAG GGATTTACAACCAATGATTCAAGCAATTTTTGCCTTCCAGATGACAATTATCCTTCTTGGTTAGCCTATACATGTGAAGGACCTTCAGTACTATTTCAAGTTCCTGAGAATAATCTTTGTCACATAAAGGGAATAGTTTTACGTGTTGTTTATTCATCAACATCTGAAAACACGGCAACTGAATATCTTACTAATGTCTTGATCATAAACTACACAAAATGCACTATCCAAATATACAAGGGAGACACAGTCATGTCTTTTAACAATGAAGATTGGAAGGGTTTAACATCAAATCTAGGACCTGGTGACAATGTGGAGATTTTGGTAGCTTTTAGGCATGGATTGATGGTTAAGGAGACTGTTTTATATCTAATATATAACCATTCAGTTACTGTGGAAACTAGTTCATCAATCAACGTGGAAACGAAGATATCGCCGGAAGTGAACTTGCAGCCATCATCCATTCTGAATATGGAGCCATTACTTGATATGAAAACCGAACCATCACGGAATCCAAATGAGAAAATATTTTCAAGACTTGCAAAGAGAATGGGAAAATGTTTGTGCATAAACCAAAATAGAGGTCTCTAA
- the LOC131616386 gene encoding uncharacterized protein LOC131616386 has translation MAPDRDAPPENSQENSQERDAQERDALGANAPPDTEAKEVARGITIMKGIVRHRDQGLVYHLEWNSENQPIGPNSAKLTNYIGTLVRMHIPVSVAKWNLKSEELDAKKKAIWDELQRTFDIPDDRRHYILSLAGKRYRGWKAFLTNTYLKDKDGNFLEEAPGRPKKYEIFIDEKDWVEFVNQRDEDFRKRSATNSARASKPAYPYKKGRLGYARLEDKILEESKSEEISLPEHVLWKEARVGKNRAVDPDVQRVYAECETLSQSVSTGEDQDDRSILSRALDAPEYPGRVRGKGHGVTPTSFYKHPRRRNPSNEEVLQKLQELQAQVSELQRDKDMYMREKCNTASVKETSDKASFNCQRKLPKGISFCQLYLSSPSYRLVGKGKVHNTVGDLFHHRPLPDGHLKVSVDVVLDHDAVLPVPDMVSETTLLRDAIGSFVAWPSELIIIGDETAPTKPAIKGKGILQEEESVASLKEASARESQQVTQVVRSVPPKGPPKQAAKKGGAFFLDIGRGSEHLLICPI, from the exons atggctccggatagagatgctccacctgaaaactcacaagaaaactcacaagaaagagatgctcaagaaagagatgctctgggtgcaaatgctccacctgatactgaagcaaaagaagttgcacgaggcatcaccattatgaagggaatcgtacgacatagagaccaaggattagtataccatttggaatggaattctgaaaaccaaccaattggtcctaattctgcaaagttgacaaactatattggtacacttgttcgtatgcatattccagtctccgtagctaaatggaatctcaaaagcgaagagttggatgcgaaaaaaaaagcgatttgggacgagcttcag aggacttttgacataccagatgatcgtagacactacatacttagtttggccgggaaaagatatagagggtggaaagcttttttgacaaacacctatcttaaggataaagatggaaactttcttgaagaggcaccgggacggccaaaaaagtatgagatcttcattgatgaaaaagattgggttgagtttgtaaatcaaagagatgaagattttcgaaaaaggagtgccacgaatagtgcgagagcatccaaacccgcgtatccatacaaaaaagggcgtttgggatatgcacgcttagaggataaaatt ttagaggagtctaaaagtgaggaaatttcacttcctgaacatgtgttgtggaaggaagctcgtgtgggcaagaatcgagctgtcgatcccgatgttcagagagtttatgctgaatgt gagacattgtcgcaatcggtgtccaccggtgaggaccaggatgataggagcatacttagtagagcactagatgctcctgagtatcccggtcgggtgaggggtaagggtcatggtgtgactccaacctctttttacaagcatcctaggagaagaaatccttcaaatgaagaagtgttgcaaaaattgcaggaattgcaagcacaagtctctgaattgcaaagagataaagatatgtatatgagagaaaagtgcaatactgcatcggtgaaagaaactagtgataaagctagtttcaactgtcaaagaaaacttcccaaG ggcatttctttttgccaactatacttatcgtcaccgtcttatcgcctagttggcaagggaaaagtgcacaacactgtgggagatttatttcaccatagaccgctcccggatggacacctgaaagtatcggtggatgttgtattagatcatgatgcggtgctaccggtacctgacatggtctcagagacgacattgctgcgagatgcaatagggtcatttgttgcatggccctcggagctcattatcattggtgatgag actgctcctacaaaacccgcaattaagggcaaagggattttacaggaggaggagtctgttgcatcactaaaagag gcatctgctcgggagtcacaacaagtgacacaggtcgttcgtagcgtaccgcctaagggtcctccgaagcaagcggcaaaaaaaggtggtgcttttttcCTCGATATCGGACGaggctcggaacacttgttgatatgtccgatttga
- the LOC131619918 gene encoding uncharacterized protein LOC131619918 → MASNTSSLPPPPMFVGENYHLWAAKMKAYLRAQSLWDIVENGSNPLPLPNNPTVAQIKNHNEEVSKEGRALAIIHAALHDDIFIKILNLEIAKEAWNKLKEEFQGSERIKKMQVLNLRREFEALKMKETETVREFSDRISKVVSQIKLLGEELSDQRVVEKILVCLPERFEAKVSSLEETKDLSQITLAELVNALQATEQRRSLRMEENVEGAFVANTKSKNQNYNSFGKKKFPLCQYCKKDTHLEKYCWYKPDVECRACNQLGYVEKVCKNKVNQQEQQAKVVEYHPQEEQLFMASCYSVNSSKETWLIDSGCINHMPHNVGIFKELDKSFYTKVTIGKGEHVDVKGKGVVAVETPSGVKYISDVLFVPEINQSLLSVGKMMEKNYSLHFKDMRCTILDPFGSKLMTVEMRGKSFPVEWKQTTMHAFPSTIRNSSSRHKNFGHFSNSILKQMSFKFFCEQVGVRHQFTVPYTPKQNGVSERKSLETKKIFVRKDVKFDEFSKWNWKKSQAGGPSKVLPMDDSLEDQNSEDGGENYASDVDFSTRGTRILDDIYVRCNIAN, encoded by the exons ATGGCTTCCAACACTAGTTCTTTACCTCCACCTCCTATGTTTGTAGGAGAAAACTATCATTTGTGGGCTGCAAAAATGAAAGCTTATTTGAGAGCTCAAAGTTTATGGGATATTGTGGAAAATGGAAGCAACCCACTACCTCTTCCAAATAACCCAACAGTAGctcaaataaaaaatcacaatGAGGAAGTGTCTAAAGAAGGAAGAGCACTTGCCATAATACATGCAGCACTACATGATGATATATTTATCAAGATCTTGAATCTTGAGATTGCAAAAGAAGCTTGGAACAAGTTGAAGGAGGAGTTCCAAGGAAGTGAAAGAATAAAGAAGATGCAAGTGCTGAACTTGAGAAGGGAGTTTGAAGCACTAAAAATGAAAGAAACCGAAACTGTTAGAGAATTTTCTGACAGAATTTCAAAGGTTGTTTCACAAATTAAATTGCTGGGAGAGGAACTCAGTGATCAAAGAGTTGTGGAAAAAATTCTAGTGTGTCTTCCAGAGAGGTTTGAAGCAAAAGTATCCTCTCTTGAAGAAACTAAGGACCTTTCTCAAATCACACTTGCAGAGCTTGTTAATGCTTTGCAAGCTACTGAACAAAGAAGATCTTTAAGGATGGAAGAAAATGTTGAAGGTGCTTTTGTGGCCAATACCAAAAGCAAAAATCAAAACTACAACAGTTTTG GGAAAAAGAAATTTCCACTTTGTCAATATTGCAAAAAAGATactcatttagaaaaatattgtTGGTACAAGCCAGATGTTGAATGTAGAGCCTGCAATCAACTTGGATATGTGGAGAAGGTTTGCAAAAATAAAGTAAACCAACAGGAACAACAAGCCAAAGTTGTTGAATACCACCCACAAGAGGAGCAATTATTCATGGCTTCTTGCTATTCTGTCAATAGTAGCAAAGAAACATGGCTAATAGATAGTGGGTGCATTAATCACATGCCTCACAATGTTGGCATTTTTAAGGAACTTGATAAGTCCTTTTACACCAAAGTTACTATCGGCAAGGGAGAACATGTCGATGTCAAAGGAAAAGGTGTTGTAGCTGTTGAAACTCCCTCAGGTGTCAAATATATTTCAGATGTTTTATTTGTTCCTGAAATAAATCAAAGTCTTTTAAGTGTGGGGAAAATGATGGAAAAGAACTATTCATTGCATTTCAAAGACATGAGATGTACTATTCTAGATCCTTTTGGATCTAAGTTAATGACGGTTGAAATGAGAGGTAAAAGTTTTCCAGTAGAATGGAAACAAACAACCATGCATGCATTTCCAAGTACTATTCGTAACTCCTCCTCACGGCATAAAAATTTTGGTCACTTTAGTAACTCAATCTTAAAACAAatgagttttaaatttttttgtgaaCAAGTTGGAGTCCGCCATCAATTTACTGTTCCTTACACTCCTAAACAAAATGGAGTAAGTGAAAGAAAGAGTTTGGAGACCAAAAAAATTTTTGTTAGAAAAGATGTGAAGTTTGATGAGTTCTCTAAATGGAATTGGAAGAAAAGTCAAGCTGGAGGTCCAAGTAAGGTATTACCTATGGATGATAGTTTGGAAGATCAAAATTCAGAAGATGGAGGAGAAAATTATGCTAGTGATGTTGATTTTTCAACACGAGGTACTAGAATCTTGGATGATATTTATGTCAGGTGCAATATAGCTAATTAG
- the LOC131616384 gene encoding disease resistance protein RGA2-like produces the protein MVEQIPYGVATSLINRLASAAFHEFGRIYGVMDELERLKNTVEAIRAVLLDAEDKQQQNRAIQIWIRRLKDDVLLPADNLLDEFLIQDMRHKMEETNKNKMTKVLHSLSPTRIAFRHKMAHKIDKIQKKFDDVVKDMSGLNLIPNVVVVEHSNSVKRETSSYVLESDIIGREDDKIKIIRLLREPNMDQNVSVVAIVGIGGLGKTALAQLVYNDGEVAKIFEKRMWVCISDNFDVKTIVKKMLELVTKGKIDDKLTLENLQNMLRDNLTDKRYLLVLDDIWNESFEKWTQLRTYLMCGAQDSKVVVTTRTKTVAQTMGVSVPYTLNGLNPKESWSLLKKIITFGDETKGVNQILEPFGKKIAEKCGGVPLAIRTLGGLLQGKGEKKEWIAILQGDFWKSCEDEDSIMPVLKLSYQNLSPQLRQCFAYCSLYPKDWEIQKDELIQLWMAQGYLEFSDEKEILEDIGNRFVNIFLMKSFFQDAQVHAGDLYSFKMHDLIHDLAMQVAGSDCCYLDSETKRLVGSPIHVMLKSDAIGLLESLEASRVRTLIFQTNNSKRWNEKELSVISKFKYLRFLKLSDCSISELCDSVGNLEQLRYLQLWYCVGLKGLFKSISNIVCLQTLILNGCEIVEFSTKDVLSLINLRNLQIENLKAFKEKKKTYGFGKLSSRERYKDLFFSNWLSSLKNIVRIFLKNCEGVQHLQPMECLPFLKYLFIGDLHELEYIYCEEPLLSEEFFPSLEYLGICGCEKLKGWWRVRDDNSSQSYHLSFLPCLSYLTIIDCPMLTHMPTFPNLDEKLVFWDCNMNTLEATLNMVKSNSSNEFPPLSMLKHLFLGGHELHVKTLPNDWMQNLTSLKHLVFYWLPNETFQEIEIWFKDKLNYLPSLQSIEISHCSDLEAFPAWICNLSSLQHITISECQVLVSLPDGMPHLTNLQTLIIIRCPLLIEECQTETSATWPKIAHIPNIILK, from the exons ATGGTTGAGCAAATTCCATATGGTGTTGCTACTAGCCTCATTAACAG GTTGGCTTCGGCGGCCTTTCATGAATTTGGAAGGATTTATGGTGTTATGGATGAATTGGAAAGGCTGAAGAATACTGTTGAGGCCATCAGAGCTGTGCTTCTTGACGCCGaggacaaacaacaacaaaaccgTGCCATACAGATATGGATAAGAAGACTCAAAGATGATGTGCTTCTTCCTGCTGATAACTTGCTAGATGAGTTTCTTATTCAAGATATGAGACACAAAATGGAGGAAACTAATAAGAACAAAATGACCAAGGTACTTCATTCCTTATCTCCAACTAGAATTGCTTTTCGCCACAAAATGGCTCATAAGATTGAtaaaatacaaaagaaatttgATGATGTTGTGAAAGATATGTCTGGGTTGAATCTGATCCCAAACGTCGTGGTGGTTGAACATAGTAACAGTGTAAAGAGGGAAACTAGTTCATATGTGTTAGAATCTGATATCATTGGAAGAGAAGATGATAAAATCAAGATTATACGCTTGTTAAGAGAACCAAATATGGACCAGAATGTCTCTGTGGTTGCTATTGTTGGGATTGGTGGTTTAGGAAAAACAGCTCTAGCCCAATTGGTATACAATGATGGTGAAGTAGcaaagatttttgaaaagaggATGTGGGTATGTATCTCTGATAACTTTGATGTCAAAACTATTGTGAAAAAAATGTTGGAGTTAGTAACCAAAGGCAAAATTGATGATAAGTTAACATTAGAAAACTTGCAAAATATGCTTCGTGACAACTTAACTGATAAGAGATACTTGTTAGTTCTAGATGACATTTGGAACGAGAGTTTTGAAAAATGGACTCAATTGAGGACTTATTTGATGTGTGGGGCTCAAGACAGTAAGGTTGTAGTGACAACTCGTACAAAAACTGTAGCACAGACAATGGGTGTAAGTGTTCCCTATACTCTGAATGGTTTGAATCCAAAAGAATCTTGGAGTTTGTTGAAGAAAATTATTACATTTGGGGATGAGACTAAAGGAGTGAATCAAATTCTTGAACCATTTGGTAAGAAGATAGCAGAAAAGTGTGGGGGTGTTCCACTAGCAATCAGAACGTTGGGGGGCCTATTACAGGGTAAAGGCGAAAAAAAGGAATGGATTGCTATTTTACAAGGTGACTTTTGGAAATCATGTGAAGATGAAGATAGCATCATGCCAGTGTTGAAACTAAGTTACCAAAACTTGTCGCCTCAACTAAGACAATGTTTTGCTTATTGCTCTTTATATCCTAAGGATTGGGAAATACAGAAGGATGAGTTGATTCAATTGTGGATGGCACAAGGTTATCTTGAATTTTCAGATGAAAAGGAGATCTTGGAAGATATTGGTAACCGATTCGTAAATATCTTCTTGATGAAGTCATTTTTCCAAGATGCTCAAGTTCATGCCGGTGATTTATATAGTTTTAAAATGCATGATTTAATACATGATCTTGCAATGCAAGTAGCCGGCAGTGATTGTTGTTACTTGGATAGTGAGACAAAAAGACTTGTTGGAAGTCCCATCCATGTAATGTTGAAAAGTGATGCTATTGGTTTGTTAGAGTCATTGGAAGCAAGCAGAGTGCGAACTTTAATTTTCCAGACCAATAATTCAAAGAGATGGAATGAAAAGGAATTGTCTgttatttcaaaattcaaatactTACGCTTTTTGAAGCTTTCAGATTGTTCTATAAGTGAGTTGTGTGATTCAGTTGGAAATTTAGAGCAGTTAAGATATCTTCAGTTATGGTATTGTGTAGGACTAAAAGGCCTTTTCAAATCCATAAGTAACATTGTTTGTCTTCAAACACTTATATTGAATGGGTGTGAAATAGTTGAATTTTCTACAAAAGATGTCTTAAGTTTAATCAATTTGAGAAATCTTCAAATTGAAAATTTAAAAGCAtttaaagagaagaagaaaacgtATGGATTTGGAAAATTAAGCTCGAGGGAGCGGTATAAGgatttatttttttctaattggCTTTCTTCACTCAAAAACATTGTTCGAATATTTCTTAAGAACTGTGAAGGCGTGCAGCATCTCCAACCAATGGAATGTCTCCCATTCCTAAAGTATCTTTTTATAGGTGACCTACATGAGTTGGAGTACATATATTGTGAAGAGCCTCTTTTATCCGAAGAATTCTTCCCTTCTTTGGAGTACCTCGGAATATGTGGATGTGAAAAATTGAAAGGATGGTGGAGGGTAAGGGATGATAACTCTTCACAATCATATCATCTCTCCTTTCTGCCTTGTCTCTCTTACTTAACTATCATTGATTGTCCAATGTTAACTCACATGCCCACTTTTCCAAACCTCGACGAGAAATTGGTTTTCTGGGATTGTAATATGAACACATTGGAAGCAACATTAAACATGGTAAAATCAAATTCTTCGAATGAATTCCCTCCACTTTCCATGCTAAAACACTTGTTTCTTGGCGGACATGAGCTGCACGTTAAAACACTTCCAAATGATTGGATGCAAAATCTGACTTCTCTCAAGCATCTTGTTTTTTATTGGCTTCCAAATGAAACATTTCAAGAAATTGAAATTTGGTTTAAGGACAAACTCAACTATCTTCCTTCCTTGCAAAGTATTGAAATATCACATTGTTCCGATCTAGAGGCATTTCCAGCTTGGATTTGCAACCTCTCGTCACTTCAGCATATCACCATTTCAGAATGTCAAGTTTTAGTTTCACTGCCAGATGGAATGCCTCATCTTACCAACTTACAAACCCTTATAATCATTAGGTGTCCCCTCTTAATTGAAGAGTGCCAGACAGAAACAAGTGCAACATGGCCCAAAATTGCTCACATCCCAAACATAATCTTAAAGTGA